The following coding sequences are from one Ramlibacter agri window:
- a CDS encoding aldo/keto reductase: MEYRHIANSDLKVSALSLGTATFGGGNDFYRAWGETDLAQARRLVDIALDAGVNMFDTADAYSKGLSEEILGQAIQGRRDRVVISSKGGLRMGTAPDDVGATRKHLVEACDASLRRLGVETIDLYHLHGFDMLTPLEETLSALDELVRAGKVRHVGCSNYSGWHLMKALALAGEHKWPRYVCHQVYYSLLARDFEWELMPLALDQQVSTVVWSPLSAGLLSGKVGRGQAAPEGSRVASLGARAMFIPQEQFFDLVDLLRSLAEAYARPVSHIALNWLLRRPTVASLVIGARNEAQLLENLTASDFKLNAQDVARLDEASAREPAYPYWHQRSVYKERNPAPV, translated from the coding sequence ATGGAATACAGGCACATCGCGAACAGCGATCTGAAGGTCTCCGCGCTGAGTCTCGGCACGGCGACCTTCGGTGGCGGCAACGACTTCTACCGGGCTTGGGGTGAAACCGACCTCGCCCAGGCGCGCCGGCTGGTGGACATTGCGCTGGATGCTGGCGTCAACATGTTCGACACGGCTGACGCGTATTCGAAGGGTCTGTCCGAGGAAATCCTCGGACAGGCCATCCAGGGCCGCCGGGACCGAGTCGTGATTTCTTCCAAGGGCGGCCTGCGCATGGGGACTGCCCCCGATGACGTCGGTGCCACCCGCAAGCACCTCGTCGAGGCCTGCGACGCCAGCCTCCGGCGCCTTGGCGTCGAGACGATCGACCTGTATCACCTCCACGGTTTCGACATGCTCACGCCGCTGGAGGAGACGCTGTCGGCCCTGGACGAACTGGTGCGCGCGGGGAAGGTGCGCCACGTGGGCTGCTCCAACTACTCCGGCTGGCACCTGATGAAGGCCCTCGCCCTGGCAGGCGAACACAAGTGGCCGCGCTACGTCTGCCATCAGGTTTACTACTCGCTGCTGGCGCGGGACTTCGAATGGGAACTGATGCCGCTGGCGCTGGACCAGCAGGTCAGCACTGTCGTCTGGAGTCCCCTTTCGGCGGGGTTGCTGAGCGGCAAGGTCGGGCGCGGGCAAGCGGCGCCCGAGGGAAGCCGTGTCGCCAGCCTCGGTGCGCGCGCCATGTTCATCCCGCAGGAGCAGTTCTTCGACCTGGTCGACCTGCTGCGCTCCCTGGCGGAGGCCTACGCGCGGCCGGTGTCGCACATTGCCCTCAACTGGCTGCTGCGGCGGCCCACGGTGGCCAGCCTCGTCATCGGTGCCCGCAACGAGGCGCAACTGCTTGAGAACCTGACCGCGTCCGACTTCAAACTGAACGCACAGGACGTTGCCCGCCTGGACGAGGCAAGTGCGCGCGAGCCGGCGTATCCCTACTGGCATCAACGCAGCGTCTACAAGGAACGCAACCCCGCTCCCGTGTGA
- the aldA gene encoding aldehyde dehydrogenase has translation MSSPTLLQNFIDGRFIAGADHIDVRNPATGEVISRAPKTGASEVQAAIEAARRAQPAWGRRAAIERAGYLRRIATGIRKDVTAISRCISREQGKTLGLAEVEVNFTADYLDYMAEWARRIEGEVITSDRPGETILLLRKPLGVVAGILPWNFPFFLIARKMAPALITGNTIVIKPSEETPNNCEAFARIVAAADLPAGVFNVVNGDGAVGAELSAHPKVDLVSFTGSVRTGSAIMRAASANLTKVNLELGGKAPAIVLADADLDLAARAVRDSRIINTGQVCNCAERVYVERSVADAFISKVSMAMQATRFGDPIAQPDVDMGPLVNEAGLDKVSGMVDRARAQGATVVTGGSRADVRQGFHYLPTVLANCSSDMEVMRDEIFGPVLPIQVVDSLDEAIALANASDYGLTSSVYTRDLSRAMHAMRELKFGETYVNRENFEAMQGFHAGVRKSGIGGADGKHGLYEYTHTHVVYLQA, from the coding sequence ATGTCCAGTCCCACCCTGCTCCAGAATTTCATCGACGGCCGTTTCATCGCCGGCGCGGACCACATCGACGTGCGCAATCCCGCCACGGGCGAAGTCATCTCCCGCGCGCCGAAGACCGGTGCGTCCGAGGTGCAAGCAGCGATCGAAGCTGCCCGAAGAGCCCAGCCGGCCTGGGGCAGGCGCGCCGCCATCGAACGCGCTGGCTACCTGCGCCGAATCGCAACCGGCATTCGCAAGGACGTGACCGCGATCTCTCGCTGCATCTCGCGGGAACAAGGCAAGACCCTGGGTCTCGCCGAGGTAGAAGTCAATTTCACGGCCGACTATCTCGACTACATGGCCGAGTGGGCGCGCCGCATCGAGGGCGAGGTAATCACCAGCGACCGCCCGGGTGAGACGATCCTCCTGCTGCGCAAGCCGCTTGGCGTGGTCGCAGGCATCCTGCCGTGGAACTTCCCCTTCTTCCTCATCGCCCGAAAGATGGCACCTGCGCTGATCACGGGAAACACCATCGTGATCAAGCCCAGCGAAGAGACGCCGAACAACTGCGAGGCGTTCGCCCGCATCGTCGCTGCCGCGGATCTGCCGGCGGGCGTGTTCAACGTGGTCAACGGTGACGGGGCCGTCGGTGCCGAACTCAGTGCCCACCCGAAGGTCGACTTGGTTAGCTTCACCGGCAGTGTGCGCACCGGCAGCGCCATCATGCGCGCCGCGTCGGCCAACCTGACGAAAGTGAACCTGGAGCTGGGCGGCAAGGCACCTGCGATCGTGCTGGCGGATGCCGACCTCGATCTTGCCGCCCGCGCAGTCCGCGACTCGCGGATCATCAACACCGGTCAGGTCTGCAACTGCGCCGAGCGCGTGTACGTGGAGCGCAGCGTCGCCGACGCCTTCATCTCCAAGGTGAGCATGGCCATGCAGGCGACCCGGTTCGGCGATCCCATCGCGCAACCGGATGTCGACATGGGCCCTCTCGTCAACGAGGCTGGTCTGGACAAGGTGAGCGGCATGGTCGATCGAGCGCGGGCGCAAGGTGCGACGGTCGTGACAGGAGGCAGCCGCGCCGATGTGCGCCAAGGCTTCCACTACCTGCCTACCGTCCTCGCCAACTGCTCCTCCGACATGGAGGTCATGCGCGATGAGATCTTCGGGCCGGTCCTGCCGATCCAGGTTGTCGACAGTCTCGACGAAGCGATTGCCCTGGCCAATGCGAGCGACTACGGCCTGACCTCGTCGGTCTATACGCGTGATCTCAGCCGGGCGATGCACGCCATGCGAGAGCTGAAATTCGGCGAGACGTATGTCAATCGCGAGAACTTCGAGGCCATGCAGGGTTTCCATGCAGGCGTTCGCAAGTCGGGCATCGGCGGGGCCGACGGCAAGCACGGCCTGTACGAATACACCCACACGCACGTGGTCTACCTGCAGGCCTGA
- a CDS encoding flavin reductase family protein, with the protein MYFDFSKLNGKDSYKLLASTIVPRPIAWVVTVSASGGLNAAPFSFFNAFSGDPPIVCLGIGIGLHGMKDTLRNLQETGELVINMVSEANVAAMNLTAAPFPEHVDEMQAAGLTTCASSFVKPPRIAESPASFECRVRDIQVLGGPNHLVIAEVLAANIADRVISDPGKCRIDASKLELVGRMESPGWYVRTSDRFMLKQPKLGDMAMATVD; encoded by the coding sequence ATGTACTTCGACTTCAGCAAGCTCAATGGCAAGGACAGCTACAAGCTCCTGGCTTCGACGATCGTCCCGCGGCCGATCGCCTGGGTGGTGACCGTGAGCGCCAGCGGCGGGCTGAACGCCGCGCCGTTCTCCTTCTTCAATGCGTTCTCGGGTGATCCGCCCATCGTCTGCCTGGGAATCGGCATCGGCCTCCACGGCATGAAGGACACGCTCAGGAATCTGCAGGAAACCGGCGAACTGGTGATCAACATGGTGTCCGAGGCGAACGTGGCGGCCATGAACCTCACGGCCGCGCCGTTCCCGGAACATGTCGACGAGATGCAGGCCGCCGGCCTCACCACCTGTGCCTCCAGCTTCGTCAAGCCGCCGCGGATCGCCGAAAGCCCCGCGTCCTTCGAGTGCCGCGTGCGCGACATCCAGGTATTAGGCGGCCCGAACCACCTGGTGATCGCTGAAGTGCTCGCCGCGAACATCGCGGACCGGGTGATCAGCGATCCCGGGAAGTGCCGCATCGATGCGTCCAAGCTGGAACTGGTCGGTCGCATGGAAAGTCCCGGCTGGTATGTACGCACGAGCGACCGGTTT